One Phaseolus vulgaris cultivar G19833 chromosome 2, P. vulgaris v2.0, whole genome shotgun sequence DNA window includes the following coding sequences:
- the LOC137809327 gene encoding mediator of RNA polymerase II transcription subunit 15-like, producing MPQETTQPHYQHHVGSSSQVQSFEQQSFRPPGVQPTQLFEYRDQSHMSFQSSFHQPPFNYSTFPSQQQLFVGPSNPFASSTMTPPSAYNPMSSMQYYRPTMPSQVSANQSDDNEIEGTDDGIPPPPPPTLKFEQQPQGRPQRQRRRPPCGTASHR from the coding sequence ATGCCACAGGAGACTACACAACCTCACTATCAACATCATGTCGGGTCTTCTTCTCAAGTTCAATCATTTGAACAACAATCTTTTCGTCCACCAGGTGTTCAACCGACCCAGTTGTTCGAATATAGGGATCAATCTCACATGTCATTCCAATCATCATTCCATCAACCACCTTTCAACTACTCAACATTTCCATCTCAACAACAATTGTTTGTTGGCCCGTCAAATCCCTTTGCAAGCTCTACCATGACACCCCCATCTGCCTACAATCCAATGTCATCTATGCAGTATTATCGACCAACAATGCCTTCACAAGTGTCCGCAAATCAGAGTGATGACAATGAAATCGAAGGCACTGATGATGGCATTCCACCTCCGCCCCCTCCTACCCTTAAGTTCGAACAACAGCCACAAGGACGACCACAAAGACAACGAAGAAGACCACCATGTGGCACAGCTTCTCATAGATGA
- the LOC137809328 gene encoding protein MAIN-LIKE 1-like produces MSILRLQEKHVTKYVWEGNERLLRPRRHASWVLKHEDILDQRVKRLIDHSGFGHLLKFKHIDFNHVLITALVERWRTETHTFHFPLGETTITLEDVELILGLPIDGQVVTGITSGDLVSLCDQLLGFIPPSTAIKGNAIKLSWLNNTFQELPHNATDDVIAQHARAHILTLIGSLLMPDSSGSKERLTCISPQLQPLTNEEVQQGVGFPLGKRWTRRTHRTHIGGTTVPQIRAIFDGIKAKEFLWTPYRVEYVRRLITIEVSPTARAVVPLICFATVEFHQVDRVMRQFGFRQSIPSDPFNLDQLHKEDMRGRTYRYWPQYHVAWIAMWNDRRNHLIHGNQFNGNGHLHDNSTYMQ; encoded by the exons ATGTCTATATTGCGACTCCAAGAGAAACATGTTACTAAATATGTATGGGAAGGTAATGAAAGACTATTGAGACCCAGAAGACATGCAAGTTGGGTACTAAAGCATGAGGATATACTTGACCAACGAGTCAAACGGTTAATTGATCATTCTGGTTTTGgacatttgttaaaatttaagcACATTGACTTCAACCATGTACTAATTACAGCATTAGTGGAAAGATGGAGAACAGAGACTCATACCTTTCACTTTCCTCTCGGTGAAACAACTATTACTTTGGAAGATGTGGAATTAATATTGGGTTTACCTATTGATGGACAGGTTGTCACCGGGATTACTAGTGGTGATTTAGTATCTTTATGTGACCAGTTGCTCGGATTTATACCACCATCAACAGCGATAAAAGGAAATGCAATTAAGTTGTCTTGGCTTAACAACACTTTTCAGGAACTGCCACATAATGCAACCGATGATGTTATTGCTCAACATGCTCGAGCCCACATATTAACACTTATTGGGAGTCTATTGATGCCTGATTCTTCAGGTAGTAAG GAACGCCTAACATGCATTTCTCCACAACTTCAACCATTGACCAATGAAGAAGTTCAACAAGGAGTTGGTTTCCCACTCGGTAAAAG GTGGACTCGGAGGACGCATAGGACGCACATAGGAGGAACCACTGTTCCACAAATACGAGCAATATTTGATGGCATTAAAGCTAAAGAG TTTCTTTGGACTCCATATCGAGTGGAATATGTTAGGCGCTTGATCACTATTGAGGTTTCCCCAACTGCACGGGCTGTAGTTCCTCTCATATGTTTTGCAACTGTTGAATTTCATCAGGTTGACAGGGTTATGCGTCAATTTGGATTTCGACAGAGTATTCCAAGTGACCCATTCAACCTTGATCAACTTCACAAAGAGGATATGAGAGGACGAACTTATCGATATTGGCCACAATATCATGTCGCATGGATAGCTATGTGGAATGACCGTCGTAATCATCTAATTCACGGAAATCAGTTTAACGGAAATGGTCATTTGCATGACAACTCAACATACATGCAATAG
- the LOC137809329 gene encoding uncharacterized protein yields MVLISVKANPSVPIKSLIAEIKNLHGYTITYRKALLGKQKALALAFGDWEQSYNDLLRWLDAVKESNPGTIVQYIASPCMVDGVQDNSCYTLDRVFWSFKPCIDGFNFCKPIVQVDGTFLIGRYHGTLLTATAQDGNQNIFPLAFAIVEGETREALIWFFQLLRQYVTPQLNLCMITDRGTDIISVLQSEEVGWEGDDLVFVYCIRHIASNFNKKFKNAELKRQLINMAYEMKQSIVQAKLSVMRSEFKQAFSWIDRIPLEKRTQAYDGGKRYGHMTTNLAECINSVLQGARSLPISALVKATFEKTKTWFVERVFKIDTMLRAGHYYSEDITTLLRKNQQDSSMCFVERFNAENSEFDVQELATP; encoded by the exons ATGGTGCTGATTTCAGTCAAAGCAAACCCTTCCGTCCCAATTAAAAGCTTAATTGCAGAAATAAAAAATCTGCACGGCTATACTATCACGTATAGAAAAGCTTTGTTGGGAAAACAGAAAGCTCTTGCTTTGGCATTTGGCGATTGGGAACAGTCCTACAATGATCTTCTTAGATGGTTGGATGCAGTAAAAGAAAGCAATCCAGGGACAATTGTGCAGTATATTGCTTCtccttgtatggttgatggtgTTCAAGACAATTCGTGTTACACGTTGGATCGGGTGTTTTGGTCTTTCAAGCCTTGTATCGATGGTTTCAATTTTTGCAAGCCCATTGTACAAGTTGATGGGACATTTTTAATCGGAAGATACCATGGAACATTGTTGACCGCAACCGCTCAAGATGGGAATCAAAACATATTTCCATTGGCGTTTGCGATTGTTGAAGGCGAGACTCGGGAGGCTTTAATTTGGTTCTTCCAATTATTGCGACAATATGTGACACCTCAACTGAATTTGTGCATGATTACTGATAGAGGAACCGATATAATTTCAGTATTACAATCCGAAGAAGTTGGATGGGAAGGAGACGACCTTGTTTTTGTGTATTGCATACGCCATATCGCATcgaatttcaacaaaaaattcaaaaatgctGAGCTGAAACGACAATTGATTAACATGG CTTATGAGATGAAACAATCGATAGTACAGGCAAAGCTATCAGTTATGCGATCTGAGTTCAAGCAAGCATTTTCCTGGATAGATCGCATACCATTAGAGAAAAGGACTCAAGCATATGATGGGGGAAAGAGGTATGGTCATATGACCACAAATCTAGCAGAATGCATTAACTCCGTGCTTCAGGGAGCTCGTTCTTTGCCGATTTCCGCTTTGGTTAAGGCaacttttgaaaaaacaaaaacatggtTTGTTGAACGAGTCTTCAAAATAGACACCATGTTACGCGCAGGTCATTATTATTCAGAAGATATCACAACCTTACTTAGAAAAAATCAACAAGATTCGTCTATGTgttttgtggaaaggtttaatGCAGAAAATTCTGAATTTGATGTCCAAGAATTAGCCACCCCCTAA